From a region of the Chroicocephalus ridibundus chromosome 8, bChrRid1.1, whole genome shotgun sequence genome:
- the VCAM1 gene encoding vascular cell adhesion protein 1 isoform X2, producing the protein MLKPMGRTRQAVLITLCILMTVKAFEMEIIPANRIVAQIGETLILTCNTTGCASPSFSWRTQMDNPLGGTVNNHRTYSTLTMNPVSVVNSHDYLCTVFCGEQEKKEKSIKVELYSFPSDPIIEIRPSSLVYGERVTVICKIPDVYPSDHLEVILKKDELVLHEENFYEDDSTNTETKTVTYSFKYTSEDIGKEITCVAKLPIANMDFEPKERVTSQKLNANFGPQNTIITVSPDNPPMEGDSLNLTCVTESNPSPQIIWRKHLADESIQHLIENNVLSIPDARFNDSGLYICEVINLVTNKTEKATVDIVIQGAPNIAELSIEPSATVQEGENVSIQCSAESNPPPKIILRRKADSTDMGPYSEGRVLVLSSVTFLHGGNYECIAENSFGESKSDITLNVEYGPKNTMISVIPATAVKEGETVTMKCTSSGNPAPVISWKKKKATGEYEKIFKDSTLTIQNVKSQDLGLYECEAYNQFGKEEKVVNLLVQVPPQNITVLVYPSENVKEGENVTITCSTYSNPPSQMVLKKVHQEKEIILPSVNGTFILYNVTKNDTGRYLLDVFNEVGNNIKVIEIAVVGRLEKPDQMIPLIIAFSCVAAVAVPVVAILIYVSRKAKINGSYSLVKALRLKV; encoded by the exons ATGTTAAAACCGATGGGAAGAACAAGGCAAGCTGTGCTAATAACTTTGTGTATATTAATGACTG TTAAAGCTTTCGAAATGGAGATTATACCTGCTAACAGAATTGTTGCACAGATTGGAGAAACACTGATACTCACATGCAATACTACTGGCTGTGCATCACCAAGTTTTTCCTGGAGAACCCAGATGGACAACCCCCTTGGAGGAACAGTGAACAACCATAGGACATACTCTACCTTGACTATGAATCCAGTTAGCGTTGTCAATTCTCATGATTATCTGTGTACTGTCTTCTGCGgtgagcaagagaaaaaagagaagagtatCAAAGTTGAACTTTACT CTTTCCCCAGTGATCCTATCATTGAGATCAGACCATCATCCTTAGTTTATGGAGAACGAGTCACTGTCATCTGTAAAATCCCAGATGTGTATCCTTCTGATCACCTGGAAGTAATCCTAAAGAAAGATGAACTTGTTCTTCATGAGGAAAATTTTTATGAAGATGACAGCACAAATACAGAAACTAAAACTGTGACATATTCATTTAAATACACGTCTGAAGATATTGGGAAAGAGATTACCTGTGTGGCCAAGTTACCAATTGCTAATATGGACTTTGAACCCAAAGAAAGAGTAACTTCTCAGAAGCTGAATGCAAACT TTGGTCCACAAAATACTATCATTACTGTATCTCCAGACAACCCACCAATGGAAGGAGACTCTCTAAACCTCACTTGTGTGACTGAGAGTAATCCATCACCACAAATAATTTGGAGAAAACATCTGGCTGATGAAAGCATTCAGCATCTGATAGAAAACAATGTCCTTTCTATTCCCGATGCCCGTTTCAATGATTCAGGACTGTACATCTGTGAAGTAATTAATCTGGTAActaacaaaacagagaaagcaactgTGGACATTGTTATACAAG GTGCTCCAAACATTGCAGAACTCTCCATTGAGCCTTCAGCAACAGTTCAAGAAGGAGAAAATGTTTCCATACAATGTTCTGCTGAGAGTAACCCTCCTCCCAAGattattttaaggagaaaagctGATAGCACAGACATGGGGCCATACAGTGAAGGGAGAGTTCTCGTTCTTTCATCTGTGACGTTCCTACATGGAGGAAACTATGAATGCATAGCAGAAAATAGTTTTGGGGAAAGTAAAAGTGATATAACACTTAATGTGGAAT ACGGACCGAAGAATACAATGATCTCTGTTATCCCTGCTACTGCTGTTAAAGAAGGAGAAACTGTGACAATGAAATGTACTAGTTCTGGTAATCCAGCTCCAGTGAtctcttggaagaaaaagaaggccACCGGGGAATATGAGAAAATTTTTAAAGATTCAACTTTAACTATACAGAACGTAAAAAGTCAAGATCTGGGGCTTTATGAATGTGAAGCTTATAACCAATttggcaaagaagaaaaagttgtgaATTTACTTGTTCAAG ttcctccCCAAAATATTACTGTGTTAGTATATCCGTCAGAAAATGttaaagaaggagaaaatgtcACTATTACATGTAGCACATACAGTAACCCACCATCACAGATGGTCCTGAAAAAAGTCCATCAGGAGAAAGAAATTATTCTGCCATCAGTGAATGGAACCTTTATACTCTACAATGTCACCAAAAATGATACAGGCAGATATTTGCTTGATGTTTTCAATGAGGTTGGAAACAACATCAAAGTGATTGAGATAGCTGTTGTAG GAAGATTGGAAAAACCAGATCAAATGATACCACTAATTATTGCATTCTCCTGTGTAGCAGCCGTAGCAGTACCTGTAGTTGCAATTTTGATCTACgtgtcaagaaaagcaaaaataaatggaTCCTACAGTCTTGTAAAAGCACTCAGGCTGAAAGTGTGA
- the VCAM1 gene encoding vascular cell adhesion protein 1 isoform X1, with protein MLIDIMNTERYHRGTYMYLMIEEQEGGGKQGSDWSPFPHSQGSTKGPWRPAAVKAFEMEIIPANRIVAQIGETLILTCNTTGCASPSFSWRTQMDNPLGGTVNNHRTYSTLTMNPVSVVNSHDYLCTVFCGEQEKKEKSIKVELYSFPSDPIIEIRPSSLVYGERVTVICKIPDVYPSDHLEVILKKDELVLHEENFYEDDSTNTETKTVTYSFKYTSEDIGKEITCVAKLPIANMDFEPKERVTSQKLNANFGPQNTIITVSPDNPPMEGDSLNLTCVTESNPSPQIIWRKHLADESIQHLIENNVLSIPDARFNDSGLYICEVINLVTNKTEKATVDIVIQGAPNIAELSIEPSATVQEGENVSIQCSAESNPPPKIILRRKADSTDMGPYSEGRVLVLSSVTFLHGGNYECIAENSFGESKSDITLNVEYGPKNTMISVIPATAVKEGETVTMKCTSSGNPAPVISWKKKKATGEYEKIFKDSTLTIQNVKSQDLGLYECEAYNQFGKEEKVVNLLVQVPPQNITVLVYPSENVKEGENVTITCSTYSNPPSQMVLKKVHQEKEIILPSVNGTFILYNVTKNDTGRYLLDVFNEVGNNIKVIEIAVVGRLEKPDQMIPLIIAFSCVAAVAVPVVAILIYVSRKAKINGSYSLVKALRLKV; from the exons ATGCTTATTGATATCATGAATACAGAAAGATATCACAGAG GGACATACATGTACCTGATGATTGAAGAACAGGAAGGAGGTGGGAAACAGGGAAGTGACTGGtctccctttccccacagccAAGGATCTACAAAAGGGCCTTGGAGACCAGCTGCTG TTAAAGCTTTCGAAATGGAGATTATACCTGCTAACAGAATTGTTGCACAGATTGGAGAAACACTGATACTCACATGCAATACTACTGGCTGTGCATCACCAAGTTTTTCCTGGAGAACCCAGATGGACAACCCCCTTGGAGGAACAGTGAACAACCATAGGACATACTCTACCTTGACTATGAATCCAGTTAGCGTTGTCAATTCTCATGATTATCTGTGTACTGTCTTCTGCGgtgagcaagagaaaaaagagaagagtatCAAAGTTGAACTTTACT CTTTCCCCAGTGATCCTATCATTGAGATCAGACCATCATCCTTAGTTTATGGAGAACGAGTCACTGTCATCTGTAAAATCCCAGATGTGTATCCTTCTGATCACCTGGAAGTAATCCTAAAGAAAGATGAACTTGTTCTTCATGAGGAAAATTTTTATGAAGATGACAGCACAAATACAGAAACTAAAACTGTGACATATTCATTTAAATACACGTCTGAAGATATTGGGAAAGAGATTACCTGTGTGGCCAAGTTACCAATTGCTAATATGGACTTTGAACCCAAAGAAAGAGTAACTTCTCAGAAGCTGAATGCAAACT TTGGTCCACAAAATACTATCATTACTGTATCTCCAGACAACCCACCAATGGAAGGAGACTCTCTAAACCTCACTTGTGTGACTGAGAGTAATCCATCACCACAAATAATTTGGAGAAAACATCTGGCTGATGAAAGCATTCAGCATCTGATAGAAAACAATGTCCTTTCTATTCCCGATGCCCGTTTCAATGATTCAGGACTGTACATCTGTGAAGTAATTAATCTGGTAActaacaaaacagagaaagcaactgTGGACATTGTTATACAAG GTGCTCCAAACATTGCAGAACTCTCCATTGAGCCTTCAGCAACAGTTCAAGAAGGAGAAAATGTTTCCATACAATGTTCTGCTGAGAGTAACCCTCCTCCCAAGattattttaaggagaaaagctGATAGCACAGACATGGGGCCATACAGTGAAGGGAGAGTTCTCGTTCTTTCATCTGTGACGTTCCTACATGGAGGAAACTATGAATGCATAGCAGAAAATAGTTTTGGGGAAAGTAAAAGTGATATAACACTTAATGTGGAAT ACGGACCGAAGAATACAATGATCTCTGTTATCCCTGCTACTGCTGTTAAAGAAGGAGAAACTGTGACAATGAAATGTACTAGTTCTGGTAATCCAGCTCCAGTGAtctcttggaagaaaaagaaggccACCGGGGAATATGAGAAAATTTTTAAAGATTCAACTTTAACTATACAGAACGTAAAAAGTCAAGATCTGGGGCTTTATGAATGTGAAGCTTATAACCAATttggcaaagaagaaaaagttgtgaATTTACTTGTTCAAG ttcctccCCAAAATATTACTGTGTTAGTATATCCGTCAGAAAATGttaaagaaggagaaaatgtcACTATTACATGTAGCACATACAGTAACCCACCATCACAGATGGTCCTGAAAAAAGTCCATCAGGAGAAAGAAATTATTCTGCCATCAGTGAATGGAACCTTTATACTCTACAATGTCACCAAAAATGATACAGGCAGATATTTGCTTGATGTTTTCAATGAGGTTGGAAACAACATCAAAGTGATTGAGATAGCTGTTGTAG GAAGATTGGAAAAACCAGATCAAATGATACCACTAATTATTGCATTCTCCTGTGTAGCAGCCGTAGCAGTACCTGTAGTTGCAATTTTGATCTACgtgtcaagaaaagcaaaaataaatggaTCCTACAGTCTTGTAAAAGCACTCAGGCTGAAAGTGTGA
- the VCAM1 gene encoding vascular cell adhesion protein 1 isoform X3: MLIDIMNTERYHRGTYMYLMIEEQEGGGKQGSDWSPFPHSQGSTKGPWRPAAVKAFEMEIIPANRIVAQIGETLILTCNTTGCASPSFSWRTQMDNPLGGTVNNHRTYSTLTMNPVSVVNSHDYLCTVFCGEQEKKEKSIKVELYSFPSDPIIEIRPSSLVYGERVTVICKIPDVYPSDHLEVILKKDELVLHEENFYEDDSTNTETKTVTYSFKYTSEDIGKEITCVAKLPIANMDFEPKERVTSQKLNANFGPQNTIITVSPDNPPMEGDSLNLTCVTESNPSPQIIWRKHLADESIQHLIENNVLSIPDARFNDSGLYICEVINLVTNKTEKATVDIVIQGAPNIAELSIEPSATVQEGENVSIQCSAESNPPPKIILRRKADSTDMGPYSEGRVLVLSSVTFLHGGNYECIAENSFGESKSDITLNVEYGPKNTMISVIPATAVKEGETVTMKCTSSGNPAPVISWKKKKATGEYEKIFKDSTLTIQNVKSQDLGLYECEAYNQFGKEEKVVNLLVQGRLEKPDQMIPLIIAFSCVAAVAVPVVAILIYVSRKAKINGSYSLVKALRLKV, translated from the exons ATGCTTATTGATATCATGAATACAGAAAGATATCACAGAG GGACATACATGTACCTGATGATTGAAGAACAGGAAGGAGGTGGGAAACAGGGAAGTGACTGGtctccctttccccacagccAAGGATCTACAAAAGGGCCTTGGAGACCAGCTGCTG TTAAAGCTTTCGAAATGGAGATTATACCTGCTAACAGAATTGTTGCACAGATTGGAGAAACACTGATACTCACATGCAATACTACTGGCTGTGCATCACCAAGTTTTTCCTGGAGAACCCAGATGGACAACCCCCTTGGAGGAACAGTGAACAACCATAGGACATACTCTACCTTGACTATGAATCCAGTTAGCGTTGTCAATTCTCATGATTATCTGTGTACTGTCTTCTGCGgtgagcaagagaaaaaagagaagagtatCAAAGTTGAACTTTACT CTTTCCCCAGTGATCCTATCATTGAGATCAGACCATCATCCTTAGTTTATGGAGAACGAGTCACTGTCATCTGTAAAATCCCAGATGTGTATCCTTCTGATCACCTGGAAGTAATCCTAAAGAAAGATGAACTTGTTCTTCATGAGGAAAATTTTTATGAAGATGACAGCACAAATACAGAAACTAAAACTGTGACATATTCATTTAAATACACGTCTGAAGATATTGGGAAAGAGATTACCTGTGTGGCCAAGTTACCAATTGCTAATATGGACTTTGAACCCAAAGAAAGAGTAACTTCTCAGAAGCTGAATGCAAACT TTGGTCCACAAAATACTATCATTACTGTATCTCCAGACAACCCACCAATGGAAGGAGACTCTCTAAACCTCACTTGTGTGACTGAGAGTAATCCATCACCACAAATAATTTGGAGAAAACATCTGGCTGATGAAAGCATTCAGCATCTGATAGAAAACAATGTCCTTTCTATTCCCGATGCCCGTTTCAATGATTCAGGACTGTACATCTGTGAAGTAATTAATCTGGTAActaacaaaacagagaaagcaactgTGGACATTGTTATACAAG GTGCTCCAAACATTGCAGAACTCTCCATTGAGCCTTCAGCAACAGTTCAAGAAGGAGAAAATGTTTCCATACAATGTTCTGCTGAGAGTAACCCTCCTCCCAAGattattttaaggagaaaagctGATAGCACAGACATGGGGCCATACAGTGAAGGGAGAGTTCTCGTTCTTTCATCTGTGACGTTCCTACATGGAGGAAACTATGAATGCATAGCAGAAAATAGTTTTGGGGAAAGTAAAAGTGATATAACACTTAATGTGGAAT ACGGACCGAAGAATACAATGATCTCTGTTATCCCTGCTACTGCTGTTAAAGAAGGAGAAACTGTGACAATGAAATGTACTAGTTCTGGTAATCCAGCTCCAGTGAtctcttggaagaaaaagaaggccACCGGGGAATATGAGAAAATTTTTAAAGATTCAACTTTAACTATACAGAACGTAAAAAGTCAAGATCTGGGGCTTTATGAATGTGAAGCTTATAACCAATttggcaaagaagaaaaagttgtgaATTTACTTGTTCAAG GAAGATTGGAAAAACCAGATCAAATGATACCACTAATTATTGCATTCTCCTGTGTAGCAGCCGTAGCAGTACCTGTAGTTGCAATTTTGATCTACgtgtcaagaaaagcaaaaataaatggaTCCTACAGTCTTGTAAAAGCACTCAGGCTGAAAGTGTGA